AGCGCGTCTGCGCTATCCCCGCGACCGGATCAGCAGCGCGACGTTCTCGACGTGCGGCGTGTGCGGGAAGAGATCGACCGGCTGCGTCTCGGCGATGTAGTAGGAACTGTCGGCGCACAGGGCGAGCAGGTTCTCCGCCTGGGGAACCGGATGGCAGCTCACCGAGACGACCCGCGCCGGCGCGAGCTCCCGGATCGTCTGGACCGTGTTCGCGTGCAGCCCGGCTCTTGGCGGATCCACGATGACGACATCGGGCTGGAGATCGGAGAGCGCCGACGGCAGACCGCTGTCCAGGTCGTGGGCGATAAAGCGCGCATTGTTCACACCGTTCGCGTAGGCGTTCCGGCGGGCGCTATCGACGGCCGCCTCGACGCGCTCGACGCCGAGAACCTCGCCCGCGTCCGGCGACAGCGACAGCGCGAAGGTTCCGACGCCGCAGTAGAGGTCGAGAACTGTCTCCCTGCCCGATAGACCCGCGAACCTCCGCAGGACCTCGCAGAGGCGTTCCGCCGAGCGGGTGTTCGGCTGGAAGAACGTCTCGGGGCCCAGCTCGAACGTCCACTCGCCGATCCGCTCCTGGATGCTCGGAGAACCGGCGTCGATGGTGATCTCGCTCCCCTCGGATGTCGCTCCGAGCCGCTCCGTGACGCCGTTCGCCAGGCAGGTCGGGAGGAGCCCCGCCGAGTCCAGCGCCGCCGCGTAGTCGCGCATGAA
The Candidatus Poribacteria bacterium genome window above contains:
- the rlmD gene encoding 23S rRNA (uracil(1939)-C(5))-methyltransferase RlmD codes for the protein MPTSRFSGTCRRGNLLARRRKKRTYAQERLDETLESGIGLAEPACRYAGECGGCAWQAVAYDRQLDFKREWVERAFREQGFDDLKVPTPLGSPDLYRYRNKMEFSFSARRWLTRAEIDSGDPIPRDFALGLHAPGAFDRVLDIASCPIQSEAADRLLEATRAFAVQSGAEPYDIHARTGFLRYLILRVGVHTGQTLVMLVTTERREGFMRDYAAALDSAGLLPTCLANGVTERLGATSEGSEITIDAGSPSIQERIGEWTFELGPETFFQPNTRSAERLCEVLRRFAGLSGRETVLDLYCGVGTFALSLSPDAGEVLGVERVEAAVDSARRNAYANGVNNARFIAHDLDSGLPSALSDLQPDVVIVDPPRAGLHANTVQTIRELAPARVVSVSCHPVPQAENLLALCADSSYYIAETQPVDLFPHTPHVENVALLIRSRG